A single window of Neisseria sp. KEM232 DNA harbors:
- a CDS encoding lipoprotein-releasing ABC transporter permease subunit, translating to MISLETWIGLRYLRAKKRSGFMSFIGIISIVGIAIGVMALITVISVVNGFQKDVRSQLFSVAPHAEIGFYDAGAGSWQDLRKLVAGNKNVVGSAPYIADQALLANNGEVRGVQIRGIDPAEEKQVVDYWRDMPSGGFESLRPGEFDIILGSGLAEALGVETGGKVTVITPEGNVTPAGMVPRLKQFNLVGTVKTGIYELDNALALTHIDDAQTLYRLESGFAGLRLKLADPQNAPAVAASLLPAGEQDKVWVRDWTFSNQSYFNAVELEKKMLFVIMFFISLVASINLISTLIMTVTEKQSAIAILRTQGLPPSGIMKIFFVQGALLGLIGTAFGTVFGLLLAANIGAILKWVEGLMGRKLIESQVYFLDYLPSHIVWSDVATIVSISIGLSLLVTLYPSWRAAKTEPAEALRYE from the coding sequence ATGATTTCACTGGAAACGTGGATCGGGCTGCGCTATCTTCGGGCGAAGAAGCGCAGCGGTTTTATGTCGTTTATCGGCATCATTTCAATCGTCGGCATCGCCATCGGCGTGATGGCGCTGATTACGGTGATTTCGGTGGTAAACGGCTTTCAGAAGGACGTGCGCAGCCAGCTTTTCAGCGTCGCGCCCCATGCGGAAATCGGTTTTTACGACGCGGGCGCGGGCAGCTGGCAGGATTTGCGCAAGCTGGTGGCGGGCAATAAAAACGTGGTCGGATCGGCGCCCTATATCGCCGATCAGGCGCTCTTGGCCAACAACGGCGAAGTGCGCGGCGTGCAGATACGCGGCATCGATCCCGCCGAAGAAAAACAAGTGGTCGATTATTGGCGGGATATGCCTTCGGGCGGCTTCGAGAGCCTGCGCCCGGGTGAGTTCGACATCATCCTCGGCAGCGGTTTGGCCGAAGCGCTGGGCGTGGAAACGGGCGGCAAGGTCACCGTGATTACGCCGGAGGGCAACGTTACGCCCGCAGGCATGGTGCCGCGTTTGAAGCAGTTTAATCTGGTGGGCACGGTGAAAACCGGTATCTACGAGCTCGACAACGCGCTGGCGCTCACCCATATCGACGACGCGCAGACGCTCTACCGCCTCGAGAGCGGTTTTGCCGGATTGCGCCTGAAACTCGCCGATCCGCAGAACGCCCCCGCCGTGGCCGCCTCCCTGCTGCCCGCGGGCGAACAGGACAAGGTTTGGGTGCGAGACTGGACGTTCAGCAACCAATCCTATTTCAACGCCGTCGAGCTGGAAAAGAAAATGCTGTTTGTGATTATGTTCTTCATCAGCCTCGTCGCCTCCATCAACCTGATTTCCACCCTGATTATGACCGTTACCGAAAAGCAGTCGGCCATCGCCATCCTGCGCACGCAGGGTCTGCCGCCCTCGGGCATCATGAAAATCTTTTTTGTGCAGGGCGCGCTCTTGGGGCTGATCGGCACGGCTTTCGGCACGGTGTTCGGCCTGCTGCTGGCGGCCAATATCGGCGCCATCCTCAAATGGGTGGAAGGTCTGATGGGGCGCAAACTCATCGAATCGCAAGTGTATTTCCTCGACTATCTGCCCTCGCACATCGTGTGGAGCGACGTTGCCACCATCGTTTCCATCTCCATCGGTCTGTCCCTTCTGGTGACGCTCTATCCGAGCTGGCGGGCGGCCAAAACCGAA
- a CDS encoding RNA methyltransferase — MKQILSPHNTRLKHLAKLGVSAKYRRECRQTVLEGAHLLDALLQTGAQPQQVFIAQSRLHTPETQSLLSRLPPENTAAVEDRLLAKASALSDGGGILSLVEIPETAAPLQSGDCVVLERIQDPGNIGTILRSAAAAGVKNVVLGRDCADVWSPKVLRAAMGAHFLLGLYPDTELAQWLPRYREPLRVTALDPGAQSLYAFDLRRPCGWLFGNEGSGVSDEARRAAAGSVVIPMAGATESLNVAMAATVCLFEQMRQRL, encoded by the coding sequence ATGAAACAAATCCTCTCCCCGCACAACACCCGGCTCAAACACCTTGCCAAACTCGGCGTGTCGGCCAAATACCGCCGCGAATGCCGCCAAACCGTACTCGAAGGCGCGCACCTGCTTGACGCGCTGCTGCAAACCGGCGCGCAGCCGCAACAAGTCTTCATCGCGCAAAGCCGCCTGCACACCCCCGAAACACAAAGCCTGCTCTCACGCCTGCCGCCCGAAAACACCGCCGCCGTGGAAGATCGCCTGCTGGCCAAAGCCTCCGCCCTCTCCGACGGCGGCGGCATCCTCAGCCTGGTCGAAATCCCCGAAACCGCCGCCCCGCTGCAGAGCGGCGACTGCGTCGTCCTCGAACGCATCCAAGATCCCGGCAATATCGGCACCATCCTGCGCAGCGCGGCGGCGGCGGGCGTGAAAAACGTGGTGCTCGGCCGCGACTGCGCCGACGTCTGGTCGCCAAAAGTCCTGCGCGCGGCAATGGGCGCGCATTTCCTGCTCGGCCTTTATCCCGACACCGAGCTGGCGCAATGGCTGCCGCGCTACCGCGAACCGCTGCGCGTAACCGCCCTCGACCCCGGCGCACAAAGCCTCTACGCCTTCGACCTGCGCCGCCCGTGCGGCTGGCTGTTCGGCAACGAAGGCAGCGGCGTGTCCGACGAAGCGCGCCGCGCCGCCGCCGGCTCGGTCGTTATCCCGATGGCGGGCGCAACCGAATCGCTCAACGTGGCGATGGCTGCCACGGTCTGCCTGTTCGAGCAGATGCGTCAGCGGCTGTAA
- the ttcA gene encoding tRNA 2-thiocytidine(32) synthetase TtcA: MSNKPKSEHENNKLHKRLRHAVGDAINDFNMIEPGDKIMVCLSGGKDSYALLDILRHLQASAPIDFELVAVNLDQKQPGFPEEVLPTYLESIGVPYKIVEEDTYSTVKRVLDEGKTTCSLCSRLRRGILYRTAKELGCTKIALGHHRDDIIATLFLNMFYGGKLKAMPPKLVSDNGEHIVIRPLAYVKEKDLIRYAEIKQFPIIPCNLCGSQPNLQRQIIGDMLRDWDKRFPGRIESMFSALRNVVPSHLADTDLFDFAGLQRGQNLKHGGDLAFDSETLPERFSDGHDDEVTIAQPRKVFNILDNRK; the protein is encoded by the coding sequence ATGTCCAACAAACCCAAATCCGAACACGAAAACAACAAGCTGCACAAACGCCTGCGCCATGCCGTGGGCGACGCGATCAACGATTTCAACATGATCGAGCCGGGCGATAAAATCATGGTCTGCCTCTCCGGCGGCAAAGACAGCTACGCCCTCTTAGACATCCTACGCCATTTGCAGGCCTCCGCCCCAATCGATTTCGAGCTGGTTGCCGTCAACCTCGACCAAAAACAGCCCGGGTTCCCCGAAGAAGTTTTGCCCACTTATCTCGAAAGCATCGGCGTACCCTACAAAATCGTCGAAGAAGACACCTATTCCACCGTCAAACGCGTGCTCGACGAAGGCAAAACCACCTGTTCGCTATGCAGCCGCCTGCGCCGCGGCATCCTCTACCGCACCGCCAAAGAGCTCGGCTGCACCAAAATCGCCCTCGGCCACCACCGCGACGACATCATCGCCACGCTGTTTTTAAACATGTTTTACGGCGGCAAACTCAAAGCCATGCCGCCGAAACTCGTGTCCGACAACGGCGAACACATCGTTATCCGCCCGCTGGCCTATGTGAAGGAAAAAGACCTCATCCGCTACGCCGAAATCAAGCAGTTCCCCATCATCCCCTGCAACCTCTGCGGCTCGCAGCCCAATTTGCAGCGGCAAATCATCGGCGACATGCTGCGCGACTGGGACAAACGCTTTCCCGGCCGCATCGAGAGCATGTTCTCCGCATTGCGAAACGTCGTCCCCTCGCATCTGGCCGACACCGATCTTTTCGATTTCGCAGGCTTGCAGCGCGGGCAAAACCTGAAACACGGCGGCGATTTGGCTTTCGACAGCGAAACCCTGCCCGAACGCTTTTCAGACGGCCACGACGACGAAGTGACAATCGCCCAACCGCGCAAAGTGTTCAACATCCTCGACAACCGCAAATAG